The following proteins are encoded in a genomic region of Gossypium hirsutum isolate 1008001.06 chromosome D05, Gossypium_hirsutum_v2.1, whole genome shotgun sequence:
- the LOC107905065 gene encoding GEM-like protein 1 produces MSQAPTDHEKVSETKQPTSSTESTQPATLSSDYAPYPKLDPKDVAPPPENWTTVSMASQSDPSPDPVPISSSAATTMPAESNPYVSPAPVQSSSVKNKMESVKDVLGKWGKKAADDTKKAKEIAENMWQHLKTGPSFADAAVGRIAQTTKVIADGGYEKIFRTTFETVPEELLLKTYACYLSTSAGPVIGVLYMSTHKLGFCSDSPLAYQVGDQTQYSYYKVVIPLHQLRAVNPSASKANPAEKYIQIISVDNHEFWFMGFVHYDSAVKNLQGALQSRGS; encoded by the exons ATGAGCCAGGCTCCGACCGATCATGAAAAGGTCTCGGAAACCAAACAGCCAACGTCGTCCACGGAGTCAACCCAACCGGCGACTCTCTCTTCTGATTACGCTCCCTACCCGAAATTAGACCCCAAGGACGTCGCTCCTCCACCGGAAAATTGGACCACCGTTTCCATGGCTTCGCAATCGGATCCCAGTCCGGACCCCGTCCCGATCTCCAGCAGCGCTGCTACCACCATGCCTGCTGAGTCCAACCCGTACGTTTCTCCGGCGCCAGTTCAATCTTCTTCCGTCAAGA ATAAGATGGAATCAGTGAAAGACGTGTTGGGGAAATGGGGAAAGAAAGCGGCGGACGACACTAAGAAGGCGAAAGAGATAGCTGAGAACATGTGGCAACACT TGAAAACTGGGCCGAGTTTTGCTGACGCTGCTGTAGGAAGAATTGCTCAGACAACCAAAGTTATTGCTGATGGCGGTTATGAGAAGATCTTTCGGACAACATTTGAGACTGTTCCTGAGGAACTGCTTCTGAAGACATATGCTTGCTACTTGTCCACCTCCGCTGGTCCTGTTATTGGAGTTTTATATATGTCAACCCATAAGCTTGGTTTTTGCAGTGACAGTCCTCTGGCTTATCAAGTTGGTGATCAGACTCAATATAGCTATTATAAG GTGGTTATCCCATTACACCAGCTGAGGGCAGTGAATCCATCAGCTAGCAAAGCCAACCCAGCTGAGAAATACATCCAGATTATATCGGTTGACAACCATGAATTCTGGTTCATGGGGTTCGTACACTACGACAGCGCAGTTAAAAATCTCCAAGGAGCATTGCAGTCCCGTGGCTCATGA